The following DNA comes from Carassius auratus strain Wakin chromosome 46, ASM336829v1, whole genome shotgun sequence.
atatatatatatatatataatcaaaaaattaaatgcaaataaaaatgtatagtaatAAATGTAACTGAATTTGAAAGAAtgagaaaatatatttgcatttatgcatttcttagaattaaaattattttttaacacttCTTTTTATTTGATAATGTTTGTTAGCACTATTTGATCTCAAGTTTTTATGCTATATCATTTTCCAAGCAAATTAGAGATTGAGGAAATTCAGACATAAGAACTTCAAAGTGTTTAAGATCACAAGATAATGTTGAGAAGCCGAACACTTATTTCCTGCCTCTGTTTCTTTGTGTGTTGATTGACTTCTCAATATTAAAAACTTTTCAAGATTTGTTTGAAAGTTAAAGTGTTTACTTAACAAAATGAAGCATTCCTGCCATAGTTCAACTTTCTAAAAATGCCCCGGTCTTTAAATTTCCCCATCGTACCACTCATCCAGAGTTTAACAGGCAGGGCAATGAGCACCAAGACAGACATTTGACTGGAAGCAGAGCGGCATGACCAACACACTGAGCTGGACTGACTCTTACCTTCAGACTGTTGTAGGCCTGGTCTGCATTTATATCCTCCTCTGACGTGGAGCTCTTGGGCTCATTTCCCTAtaagataaaaatgaatgaaaaaaaaaaaaagtaaacataagCTGACTGATAACGCAGAGGACCATGCTGTTGCAAGTCCAGATGAGGGACCATCAGAAAAGATAACTGGTGTTTATGACCGGCCAGCTATTTTGTAACCTTAGGCCAAAAAGTGGGAAATCTTTAGCAGTCAATTAGATTAACTTGTGTTTCTACAAACGTCATgagagcaaaaaaagaaaatcatcaaCACATAACAATTAGcaaaaaagctgattttttttattaacaaccCATACACATCCACTCCGTCAAATGATTAGACAGTTAGTTTTCTTTCCTGCGTTGACATAAGTCAAGGCCAGCAGACTTTAGCTTAAGTCACAGCTTGAGACTGTGAATTTTTAAACGTCTTAAAAATATATTGGTAATAACgagtaattattttgtatttcattttatttctttttaaaaagtgttaaaaatgtaatttctattttttgttttcttttattttgtggcAACTGTGAGCAATGTGCTGTATAAAAAGCAGAGAAGACATAAGAAATAACCATGCCTTGCGTTTGCTCAGTTCCTCTACTTTCTCTAGATTGGTCTGCAGCCTCTTTCTTTCCTGCTCCAGCTCTCGTACACGCTTCTGTAACTTCATGAAAACGCTGAGGTCCATGGCAGCCTTCTCGATGCCCATCTCCTGCAGGGAGACATACCACATTAATGCTCTTTCTGAAGTGACTGCTGGTGTTTGTTGGCAGATTCAATAAAACAACTTTACCTCCACCAGCTGGATGGTGTCATCAGTGTCTCCCACCTCTGACATACTGATGGAGGTGTAGTTGGAGTCCGAGCCCATACTGCTCTGGTTAGAGGGGTGCCTTCGGTGGCCAGGATGGAACTGGAACGTGGAAAACCATAAAGACGTTAAAAACCCAAAAATAAATCCAGAATTTCAGACTTATTGTCAAAGCATTACCTTCATGGAAGACAAGTCTTCCTGCAGATTTTCGTATCTCTGCTCCAGTCTGGAATATTCTTTCACCAGGTTCTGATATCGTTGCCTCTCCTCATCCAGTTCAACCTGCAGACGGATCTCTTTCTGAGGCACATCGCCGCCCTGACCtgagagacaaaacaaaggcattcACACACAGGAACATAGCAGTGAGCCAGATGACACGCTGCTCCCATTCACTTGCATCAACTTTCACAAGATAATGATAACACTTTAACAATCTTTtatttaggggtgctccgatcacgatcggccgatcattaatgcgcattactgacgagatgcgcataacgatcggccgatcgtgatcggagcacctctacttTTATTGAACTTCGGCTTGAATGATATTTTATTGATCAATAAAAGATCTTTACTTTTCTTTTGGAAGACATTTGAGCAACTATGTGTAGGTTACAATATGTTCTTGATTCTGTAATCTTAATAGAAATAAACTAAGCACCTTCTCTTGCACTCTGCATTCACAATGCATATTATAATCGAAACACCACCGTTCATCACTATTATAAACCTTTGACAAGTTTCCTTTGAcccttttattttgaaacattgaCTTTAAGAATGAGTGAAGCTCCGTTACAGACATACTAGAAAAATATGGTCCACCATCGCAAGGCGtattctgtatttaatttttttgtaaattatcctccaatatattgttgttttatttaactgtTACAGAAATTACAAAACAAAGGGGTATTTCATGTTGGTTATCGTGAGATTGATCTGATTTATCAATACCACATGAAAGCTTGGTTGTGCCTCTAGCATTAACTGTCCTATTCACATGAATTGCACAAGACttttgtttaaagggatagttcacccgaaattcagtcaccatttactcaccctcatgtcatttcaaacctgtgtgacttattttattttgtaaaacacgAAAGACGGTATTCTGAAGAACTGTTTTTGtcaatacaatacaaaatcaatgGGGTCCCAAACAACAGTGACTGGACTCCATAGACttacactgtatggacaaaagttttttttgtggTCGGCAAATGGAAAGGGTCACCTTTACCCTTAGTAAAATAATAGACTGTTTAGACTGTCCGAAATAAATACCagataaaaaaaacagatttggtTTCCTACCAAAGACACCGTTAACAAAAATTGACGAAAGTTATCAAAACGATCCCTACATTCATAACAGTCCTTTGATTAGCATTTTGAACAACTTAAACAGCCTCGACAGAAGAACAGCACAGAGGAAAATAAACACAGAACATACTCGTTAAGGCGACATTTAACGAATAGAAAGCAGATTGAGACCAAACCTCGGGTTTCAAATAGCATTCTCGCACGTGACCAGCTTGATACAATGGTCAGCTTTTAGTTGTGCAGGTAAAGAAGCAGTTTCACGTTCCTCCACTGAAATCCAATGCAGTTTCTGTCTCCCTCATCCCACTTCTGCACACAGACCCTCTTGTGCGTCAAACAAAACCAGCCCAGCCCTCCAGGCAAGCCACACATCCTTTCGCTCCCCATACTCCTTCCTCCAAATGCTCCGAGTGTGCATGTGACTCTGAAGCATGAAACTCACCCTGAGAGGGGTTCTGGAGTCTGCGGTTCATCTCTTCTTTCTCCTTCTTCAAGAGCGTGTTCTCTTTCTCCAGCTCCTCCACCCTCTACAAAAAGAAGGGAAAGTCACGCCACACGTTCGtctctttaaatgtttatatgcCCACACTGCGTGCATGTCATATTTATGAAAATGGGACTACTGATAGAaacttctttattttaatatgtacaataaGCAGAATATTGTAAGAACCCCTCCAGAACCGCTCCAGTATTGGTAGGTTTAAGAGCAAGTGTCGGGGAGGGGTTAGAATTAGCCAATCAGGTAGTGATTTGAACAAAGGTGTGGGTAATAATTTGGCAGGAGGTCGAAATTGGGCACAACATGACATCTGGCGTAAAATAAAGATCGGGCTGAGGAGAGCAGATACCATTCAGTTAAAAAAGTTGCTTTTTTGGCTCCCGATCACAATCCTTGAGATCGGGTTGGGACATCCCTAGTCCCTTTTTGTGATTATATACCTTtccgctcaaaagtttgggatcaattagattattttcaaataaattaatactaatactaaagaatgcattaaattgcatttatatgtataaaggctttttaaatattaagcagcacaactcttttcaacactgataataataagatgtttcttgagtatcaaatcagcattatagaatgatttctgaaagatcatgtgacactgaggactggattAATGGCTACCAAAAATTTGGCTTTGccaacaaagaaataaataacattctaaaacttattcaaatagaaaacattattttttttattgtaataatagtaCACAATGTTACTCTTTTAACTGTAGTATAAACacaagagactttcaaaaacataaaaaacttacGATCGCAaactttaaatggtagtgtatgtatatagaaacatatttattatgtttctattacaaaaaaaaagaaaataacagatTAAACAAACTACTTGAGTGCAGCGTATATATTTTAAGTCATtactataatttatatttattatttttaactccTACAATCAAAACATGAGGGAGAGGATCACATTAAAGACAAACTAGCTGATTATTCCAATTCAAAAGACCTTTTGTGAGCTGGTCAATCCTCTTAAACAATTTCCATGCATTTTTTACTTTGCTTGTGCATGACAGACATAAGTTACATAACAGCCGCCCTGTTATGAGAGCTAAAGTGTAATTGTTTCTGCAGAAAGTGAAAAGCTAAATGCATTGATCTGTTTTTGTAACATTCAACTATTTAACCTCAGACAACTTCAGTGATGCAGAAATACGAAAACAAATCTTGAGACAAACAACATGAACTAGTTCCATCTGAGCATCCTTTCTCACCTGTTCGAGTCCTTGTTTCTCGTTGCTAAACTCCTCCTCTATCTGCTTCTTCTGGGCGTGGGCTTCCTGAAGCTCCACCCTCAACTTCTCAAGCTCTTCCTGCAGTGATGTCACCTGAGTGCCAGCAGTCTGCCGAGTGCGAAGAGTCTCCAGTTCTTTCTGGAGCTTGGTGACCTCTGATCCCAGAGCAGTGTTAGTAACGATCAGCTGCTCGTTCTGAGTTTTATACTCTTTTGACTGTAAAGAAAAGAGATAACTACTCAACACCGTCCGTTGTTTTTGGTGATTCTTCAATCATTTATGCATTATATTATCTTCCGGTACCTTGTTATCCATCTTCTTCTGGAGCTGCACGATCTTGTTCTCCATTCCGACATTGAGGTTTTTAAAGTGTTCGGCCGAACGGGCCTCTATCTTGAGCTGTTTGAGCTGGCGCTTGGCACGGACGCGGCGGTAGAAACACTGGATGACAATGGCAGCATTTCGGGCATGGAGATATTTCTTTCTCACGAGCCAACCACGGACCGTTTTCTGTATGATCATGGCTTTGTGATGGAGCAAGAACTGAAAAGACAGAAAATGCTGCTTAATACTGTGCTTTAAAGAAACATGGCTTGACGAGAGTGAAACAAAAAGATAAAGCGACAGAAAGATACCTCCTGATATAACCTGCGTACGAACATGCCCCTGGCGAATGCTTGAATGGTTATCACAGCCCGACGGGTCCTCAGATACTCCTGTCGAACTCGTTTCATCCGGTACTGCTTCTGACAAATAAGTGTAGCTCGGGTCAGACGAAGCATCTCTGCATAtctgagagagaacgagagaacaAAGGCTGTAAGTGGAGCCACAAACATGCCAGTGAAGTTCAATCTAAGAGCCTTCTTATCAAACATTCACCTGCGAGCCAAGTAACCCCGGCCATATCTCTGCAGAAGGATAGCAGACTTGCGGATCTTGCGGTAGCGAATTCTCTGTAGCCATCCTCGCACGGTCTTCTGGATCTTGATGCAGGCGAAGCGGAACTTATCAGCTCGGAGCTTCTCCAGATAGGCCACCTGACCTGCCCTGAAGAAAATCTTTGTCTTTCCAAACTGGAACTTATCTGGATCCTGAAGGAGAAGTTAAGATAAGAGTCACATTTAACAGGTTTATTCGTGACAAATATCCttgaataaacaataataaaaaaaataataatgttgaagAAGGCATGTTTAAGCCCTGAGCACTGCCCAAGAGACCAAAATGCTATTTTGGAAAAGCAATAAGTTAAAAAATGGCAagctataaaaaacaaacaaaaaaaaaaaaaaaaaaaaaactgggtttATTGAGATAAATGTACTACTTAATTCTTGAGTCAGcaagtttttaactttttatgtttttggaaaacatgatcaccaaggctgcatttatttggtcagaaataaagtaaacagtaatacataacaacataaaataactttacaattttttatttatatgtgtattttaatcttttaatttatttttatgatggcaAAGTCGGCTAactattcagcatcattactctagtcttcattgtcaaaggatccttcagaaatcattctcatgtgCCGACccggtgctcaagaaacatttcttcttatccaTGTTgaagaacagttgtgctgcttaacatatTTGTGGTAAACGTGATACTTTTTCCGGATTTTTTGAtggaaataaaatagaatagaaagttgaaaagaacaccatttcttttaaacagaaatatataatattatgttatttacttttgatcaattgaagtCATACTTGCTAAATAATacgtattaattaaaaaaaaatatttacaaaatattttcatttttaatataggAAGACAgtttgattttatgtttttttttaatccactgcAATACCATGGTAATAAATGTACAAGGTACTTCAAAAATACTGTGGTAAATGTCCAGACAAACATGGTATTACCACAATACCAGGATGAGAGTGAGTGCTACACATAAAAACTTACATATGAGCTATTTCTAGCCACGTAATCTTACCTTGATTAAGGTCTCCAGCAGGTTCTTACAAACTTGCTTCTTATCTGCAATGGTCATGTTCTTCTTTGTCATGAGCACTCGATATCTGCTGAAGAAATCTGGATAGGTCCACCTAAGAAATGACATCAGATGTGATGAGGAAATGAAAAAACACATGTTGCATAATCTTGTACTTGTGGTTTGATTTCAATGTTTACATAATTTCCAATGACAAGGTTATGCATGTATATATGAAGAAGAACCCAAACTCTTTACTAATGTCTTGCTTGAAAGCATAAGACAAGAGCCCCCTTGTTTTGAAGCCCTGTAAAAGAAGCTGCAGATGGTTACCTGGAGGGATACCCGGCGGCACTGATGCGGATAGTCTCGAGGACTCCACATGCTCGCAGTTGCTGAACAGCTCTTCTAGAATCGAACCTACAGAACGCAAGAGTCAGTCAAAGAGTGAGGAATCTTTACAAAAACCAACATAACATCTGATATTGACATTTTTTTCTGGGTACAAAAGTGAGCATGTCTCACCACAAAAGATTGGGGTTGTTATCTAGACCTACCTGACCCTTCTTTTGAGCATAGAGCACATCTCCCGTGAGAGAGGCATTGGGAGACTGGAGGCTATCTGACTCAGAGCTCTGTGACTGTGTGTTCACAACCTTAAGAGCATGTGACTGACAAATCCCTCTCAATTTAGCAGAATTGCTCAGAATTTGCAGAGGATACAAACAGAGCAAAACGAGACcctttctcagaattgtgaagtTTACGAGAAAAATAAGCAAATATACATTAAACATGACTGTTTGAGGATGAATATAGTGTAACACATTACAAAGCTGACAAgtaccatatgtgaccctgggccacaaaaccagtcttaagtgtctatttttttaaattgttagaataggataatatttggccaagatacaactatttgaaaatctggaatctgacggtgcaaaaaaaatcaaaatactaagaaaatcacttttaaagttgtcgaaatgaattcttagcaatgcatattactaataaaatattatgttttaatatatttaatgtaggaaattgaaaaaatatattcaagGAACATGAAttttacctaatatcctaatgatttttggcataaaataaaaaaataataacgttgacccatacaatgttttttttttggctattgctacaaataaaccccgGCGACCTAAGAATTtctttatattatagtatttggCACAGATCAGTCAATGTTGTGTCAGGTTTTCATTCACCTCAAACATTTGATGGGAAAAGAATGAACAAAAGTGTTGACTCGGCAAGTACTTTGAAGATGGGGACCACTTCAACTGATTTTCATGTGAGAAAACCaggtttaattatattttatctaacCGAATAGGCTAATTCTCAGATAAGCTTTGATTGTTAGGGTGCAGTTGAGGTCGATCAAACGTCTCTGTACCAGCCTGACTCTAGTGTTCTCTGGCAGCTTAAATTAATTAGCTATACCTCTCTATTTATAGGCAAGATAAACGAAGTACAAATGGATGAATAAAACTTACACAAAGGATTCCTTATTATCATTGGGTTTAATGCAGCGCACATAATGAGGGGTGGTAGCATTCAGCGTTTCCATCAGAAGATGTAGAGAGTTCCTGAACTGTGAAAGAAAgtttttatttcatcattatGTTAAGCACCTCATCTTCATAATCAGTTGATCGTCAGTTGATCTACGGTCAAGCACAAATATGGACCTAAATCTGGCCTCTGACACTAGGCCTCACCTGGGTGCCCACACTTTTTCTGTGCTCACGGTTGTGGCCTTTTGGAGCTGGTTTGGCAGCCCGGACGTTGATCTTGGAGCTCTTGCTGGTGGCTGAGGGAGGACCAGAGTCTTTACCATCCTGGAAGAGATCTGCAACCAGCTGGAACTGTACAaaacaaaagacacacacaccaaaacacaACAGACTTTCAGGAAACAAAGAACATTTTGGTAAAGACACAAGAATACATTTGATAAGTGTCACATGAAGAAATTTCGAATGCTTTAAGCTATCCAGTAATATCACAGATAAATCACATCTTACATAACAGACATGAGAACcccagatgttttttttattattccagcTAGACTAAAATTTGCATAAAATTTGTATTCAGCTCCAGCAGCACTTCAAAGCACACTTGGAATCCCTTTGAAATCCACTCCCTAAGCATCCACCGCAAGGCAGGTACACAGtgtgttttaatgcatccttaatacCATGATCCTGCCAAGATTCAGGACTCGAAGACAGTATACAGAATACAGATCATTTAACTGCAGTCACTGTAAGAGACAGAGACGCTGGACCAGAGACTAAATACAAATTAAAGGTGCGGACAGCAATGGTATCCAGAGTTGTACAAGGTTgtataaaaatactgtgaaatactatGTTTAAGctaaaaattaaattcatttcataaataaataaataaaatcatttatacttttaaatgaataGATCACCCCAGAATGACAACATTTACTTACcctaatttcattcaaaataaaaaatttaattagagTTAGTTTTTTAACCAGATCAGATTTGAGACATTTAGCATTACTTCAAAAATCTAGacagattttgatgtgaaaggacaacaggggctggatttttttttatttattttttgactggAGGAAGCTAAATTTTGATCAATGGACTGTTATTTTGTCCCGGAAACtagttaaagttaaaacatcttaatgatggatttgtttcttacgaacacacagcttttcacttcactagatatcaactgatggactggagtcgtgtggattacttgtggattatcatGATGCTGTTATCAGCTTTttgaactcttattctgacggcacccattcactgcagagaatccattggtgagcaagcgatgtagtgttacatttctccaaagctATTTTgatgtagaaacaaactcatctacatcttttggccaaaccattcctATAAGGACATATATGctttaaatattaaagcattGAAAGTATTAAGTcgtaatagtaatagtagtagtaggaGCAGTCATACTTGAATTTCAAGCGCTAATCAGTGTTAGATCTAATAATAACGATAATAGACATCACTTAGAATATTTAAACAGTAAAAgatcatgttaaaatatttgtgtaCAACTTAATTAATATGCATGAGCTATGCATTCATCATTTGATCTGTGAAACCCTATGACATTTTAAACCACAATGAAGGCCCTTGTATGAGCACTGTTGATATCCTGAGGAGAACATAGCTGGGAAACATAAAGTAAGAGCAAACTTCTGTCCTAGTGAAAGTTTCATTTTAAACTCGACAGCATTTCAACACTGCCCTGCAGAGAAGGTCTTTCACTTGTAGACGCTGACGTGCTGCTGTCTGCAAATGAACTTCCAGCTCAGATTCCAGTGTATTCTGTTGCTAAGAAACCTCAGGACAAAACACTACGAGAGAGACCAGTATTGACAAAGACAATGGATATACTATTAAATCTTGGTTAAGATGGATCCGGCTGTTCATGTGATTCAGTGCTAGTTGTGGACAAGGACGGGCCTCTGTTTGTCTGAGAACTTTCCTCAGACATTTAACTGCTTTAACAGACCAGAGAGCAAAACATGAGCTAAAGAGTGATTCCCATCAGCAGACATGAGGAAGCATGAAGTATAAACAGAGGCTCACGCTGGACGGGGAtggaattattttcttttttttttaaacataacatttgacACTTCCCAAAAATACCCAGTGCTCACCTGACTGGCCTTGAGGATGTTTATCTGCTCCTCATAAACAGTGTCTCTGTTCTTCTCCAGGAAACCATCAGACTGGTATTCAACCTGTCAGGGGGGACATAATGTCACAAGTGTTACTCACACATCAGTACCACACTGAAAATAACATGCTACATCATTTTTGTCCCCCATATTTTTGTTGCATTCATGATGCATTATTAACCAAATCATTGTGTTGTGTAACACAATTTCACACAAGTTGGGTTTCGGTTGGGTTACAAAACGCATTTACGTCATGTCAAGTTCAGTCCGGGCAAACAAAATCTGTCGAAAGGCTAAAAATAGTTGAGAGCTTAGAGTGTAAAAAGCCTTATCTATTTGTAAAAGAGTTTCAGGAAGTTAAGGATGATGCTTTGGTGATATCATGATATCCCAGCAGCATCCTGAGCCCTATAGTGCACTTAATATAAACTGAACCCACCTTATCTGCAAAGTGTACCACAATGAACGACTTGTTGGACATCCTGGGCTTTTCGAAATGCCCACTGTTTGAATGCTTGCTGTACAGCTTCTGCGCCCAGTTTTGATCCGTTCCTTTAGGCACCTGTCAGAtgcagtaaagaaaaaaatactttgaacTGGAGGAaactaaaaaacataatttgggtTACCTGCAGCGGAAATACCATATGATCACCCTTTTGAAGCTGCTCTGATTCATACTCAAAAACTTCAAAGAGGCAGCGGTGTTTAAAACTAAACGAGACACTCTGTTCGGAGACCTGTTTAGACAGCATCCCTCTCCAATTCTCTTTATCGCACTTACTATACAACAGCTGTTTTCTCTCTGCTTGAGACTCACCTTACACTCTTCATCAAGAAGATCCAGAATACCAAGCTTGGCTTCAATGAGGTCGATGCACGGCTGGTTATCATAGAAATCTATAAGCGTCCAGGGGATCTGCTCCTTCATATACTCTTCTTGCTCCAGTTTAAACACATGCTGAGGGGTATATGATGTGTATGCATTAGGTAAATGCaacaaatacattacatttgaaaCTTAATCCAGCCAAGAGTCATGACACCATCACGCAGGTCATTCCTGTCGTGCAGAACATTttctaactttttaaaaatgaattcatttatatactatatgagctatatatttaagaaatgtaattcTGAAATGTAAATGCAATTCTAAATGCTAAATATCATGGAAGATGATGTCATTACGCAACTGGCCTTAgttatttaaagtaataatataaaagaCTAACAGGATAGAAAGTAGTACTGAAAGcctttgaaaagaaaaacaaaaaactgattaTCAATTTAAACAATATTCCTGTGTAATTCATTGTGAATTATCCTTTAAGAAATGTCCAGGTTTTTTTATTGTAGATGGGCACTGCACAAAGatagtttcatattttaaaaatatatatatattttttaaccttaaatttAGAATATAACTATATTGGATAGAATATAATTCTATCCAATATATTCATACATTTAagataaatattatacatattataatactgtatatatatatataatactgtatgagtgatatatataaaatactgtatgaGTAACCCCAAAGACACTAAATATTTGGATGTACTGATAATTCATTACTGACCGAGTTGAACTGTTGCTGTAGTTTCTCATTGGCGTAGTTAATACAGAACTGCTCAAAGCTGTTTATCTCGAACGTTTCGAATCTGTTGGGAGGACACCACATGTTAACAAAATCATTAAGATTTCCCTTAAAACAAACTCAACACTTCTCTCTGCATCCTTAAGCATGGCAATTCTCTGCTTCTTTACTGTAATGCTGATCAATAAATTCCCCTCTTCGAGGAAGTAATTAGTCCCATGGACAGAAATGCTTACAGGCAACTGCTGACTCTAAAAACTCAATGAGGCTTCAAAGTTTCTAAATCTTTACTTGCATGCCCTCTTATAATCTCAAGCATTACCCGTAGATATCCAGCACACCGATGAAGGAGTGCTGTTTGGTGGAGGTGTGCAAGGCTTTATTGATGTGTTCTACGATCCAGTCAAAGAGATGGGCGTAAATGTGTTTGGCCAGGGCGTCTCGGGCATTGACCGCCTGGGCATGCGACATGTTCTTCACGTAGGTCTCGGAAGTGGTCACCAGCTTCCGGCGGCACAGCCAGTGCTCCATCTGCTCCTGCTCTATACCCAGCAGCCGACAGAAATGACGCAAATAAGTGTCGTCCCTCTGCAGGTGCAAAAAGAGATTGCAACGGTTTAGACAAGTGAAGGATAGCCAGCAGTCAGCTAATGTGCTCAAATAAATAACATACAGAAAGACACACTATTTGCTGTGCACTTACATTGATATGGCAGGATTCTCCATCTCTCTCCGACACAATCTCCACATTCCCCAGGTGCAAGATGGAGGCAATTATCTTAAAGATGCTCATTTGATGGATCTCTTTCACACCTGCACAACACACAGTATCACcatgataaatattaaatatactgcTACTTGGTGTGTCTTGTTGCAAAGCCTTGGTTAAAGACATGTTTACTGCCGTAGTTCTCACCAAGCATTGAAAGAGCCTGTCTTGTCTTCACAAGGTCCTCAGCGTCATTCACTCCGTCAATAAAAATGTTCTCACCAAGAGACGTGAAGGTAAAGTCTTCTGCGCTGGCTAAAATAAGAAGGTGATTGGACAA
Coding sequences within:
- the LOC113063677 gene encoding LOW QUALITY PROTEIN: unconventional myosin-Vb-like (The sequence of the model RefSeq protein was modified relative to this genomic sequence to represent the inferred CDS: inserted 1 base in 1 codon), translated to MDPHIFAVAEEADEKNQSIIVSGESGAGKTVSAKYAMRFFATVGGSANDTSIEEKVLASSPIMEAIGNAKTTRNDNSSRFGKYIQIGFDRRYHIIGXNMRTYLLEKSRVVFQAEDERNYHIFYQLCASSSLSEFKDLSLTSAEDFTFTSLGENIFIDGVNDAEDLVKTRQALSMLGVKEIHQMSIFKIIASILHLGNVEIVSERDGESCHINRDDTYLRHFCRLLGIEQEQMEHWLCRRKLVTTSETYVKNMSHAQAVNARDALAKHIYAHLFDWIVEHINKALHTSTKQHSFIGVLDIYGFETFEINSFEQFCINYANEKLQQQFNSHVFKLEQEEYMKEQIPWTLIDFYDNQPCIDLIEAKLGILDLLDEECKVPKGTDQNWAQKLYSKHSNSGHFEKPRMSNKSFIVVHFADKVEYQSDGFLEKNRDTVYEEQINILKASQFQLVADLFQDGKDSGPPSATSKSSKINVRAAKPAPKGHNREHRKSVGTQFRNSLHLLMETLNATTPHYVRCIKPNDNKESFVFDSRRAVQQLRACGVLETIRISAAGYPSRWTYPDFFSRYRVLMTKKNMTIADKKQVCKNLLETLIKDPDKFQFGKTKIFFRAGQVAYLEKLRADKFRFACIKIQKTVRGWLQRIRYRKIRKSAILLQRYGRGYLARRYAEMLRLTRATLICQKQYRMKRVRQEYLRTRRAVITIQAFARGMFVRRLYQEFLLHHKAMIIQKTVRGWLVRKKYLHARNAAIVIQCFYRRVRAKRQLKQLKIEARSAEHFKNLNVGMENKIVQLQKKMDNKSKEYKTQNEQLIVTNTALGSEVTKLQKELETLRTRQTAGTQVTSLQEELEKLRVELQEAHAQKKQIEEEFSNEKQGLEQRVEELEKENTLLKKEKEEMNRRLQNPSQGQGGDVPQKEIRLQVELDEERQRYQNLVKEYSRLEQRYENLQEDLSSMKFHPGHRRHPSNQSSMGSDSNYTSISMSEVGDTDDTIQLVEEMGIEKAAMDLSVFMKLQKRVRELEQERKRLQTNLEKVEELSKRKGNEPKSSTSEEDINADQAYNSLKRQELETENKKLKNDLNELRKAVADRASENNSSNELQEGYNLLLNQLKAANEELDVRKEEVLILKTQIVNTTRQSENLNHIDSSDVSEWTNNKKPVDEVDNVAANDLKNKAQDWGYLNEDGELGLAFQGLKQVARLLESQLQTKSRQHKDELEALHTQIELLKDSLEKKQEMLDHFSTLSPEALVEFSVQQEITRLTNENLDLKELVEKLEKNEKKLKKQLRIYMKKVQELEVSQATRSRPELTRQVTVQRKEKDFEGMLEYYKEDEALLVKSLVTDMKPNVVSATVPCLPAYILFMCIRHADYINDDQKVHSLLTATINAIKKVLKKNNDDFEMTSFWLANTSRLLHCLKQYSGDEAFMTQNTAKQNEHCLKNFDLAEYRQVLSDLSIHIYQQLVRIAEGIMQPMIVSAMLESESIPSLAGVKPMGYRNRSSSLDCESGGPAGYTLQALVRQLGQFTNIMADHGLDPEISQQVVRQLFYSINAVTLNNLLLRKDVCSWSTGMQLRYNISQLEEWLRGNNLHQSGAVATMEPVIQAAQLLQVKKKTSQDAEAICSLCTALSLQQIVKILNLYTPLNEFEERVTVSFIRDIQNRLQDRAENNQLLVDTKYTFPVVFTYTPSVLSLETVHIPASLSLDFLTRENC